DNA sequence from the Vicia villosa cultivar HV-30 ecotype Madison, WI linkage group LG3, Vvil1.0, whole genome shotgun sequence genome:
TCAAGAAAACCCAACCATGTGATAACATAAATGCAGTTTTGCTACAGACCAAGCCAGAAGTAGGCACCAGAGTTGCAGAGTTAACATCAGTTTGGGGAAACCCAGAAGACATAATGGTGTGAAAACCTCCATTCTTGCCCACCATCCAATCCATCGCATTGTCTCCAAAAGTAATGTCTGTAATGCTGATCATACTCATACCTGCTGTAATATGGGCTGAATTGGAAGACCCAATAGCAAACTCCTTAGTAGGAAACTCTGAAGCAAATGCAGGTGGAGCAGGAATGCGAGCCAACAAATTATTGGCTTGCTTTACAAAAGCATTTGCATCTCCAGAGATCCAATTGGACACCTTCAAATCCTCCTTTGGCAAAACGTTTTCATTACTAGACTGTTCATCAAAAACATGTTTGTTTGCCAAAATACTACCATTGGTTTCGCCTTCCATATTCTGCTGCTCAATGAAAGAAAGTCCATGATTGGCAATGGGGCTTTCACTCTCTACATTCAAAGGAGAATCAAAGCATATATATTTGGAAATATCTTCATCGGGGCATGTAAGGTACTCATCTAAGATTGCAGCAACAGAAGGATCTACCTCGGAGGGAATAACCCCGTCAAGATTCTTAACATCATTGGCATCCACGTATTCTTCATTCAAACTCATAAGATAACCGGAGGCATCAAAATATAGATCTGGATCCTCAGATTCAAAATTGAAATTCAGAGGAGTCTCATTATTGTTTGTCTCACCATTGTATCCATCTTGCACTGAATTAATATCCACACCATATAGATCAGCCATATTATTAGGCAGGCCAATCTGACTATCATAAATACCAAGAGCAGCTTCGACTTGTTTATGATCATTAACAAATGGTTGGGAATGGCTACTACACTCCCCATAACAGAAGTTCGATGGCAAGTCAGCACTTCCAAATGTAATACTAGTATCAAGCTCCTGGTCAAGGTCATTGGTTTcaaaataatcatcatcagtaggAGCGGGCACTTTATCTTTTGAACGCTCGCTATCAACAGCTGTCAAGGGATACACCTGTTCATCAAACACTTGTAGTTTCAAAAGCTCATTATCAACAGGAGGCAAGGAATCCACCTGTCGCCCATCAATAATATTCTCCCATTCGGCCTCAACAAAGGGAGCCCCATACTTCTCCCCATTCTTAGGCCCCGGACCACTCTTCTCGAAGATCCTACACAGCACATAAGCATCCTTCTCCACCAAACCAAAGACAAATATCATCTCAAgtaagaatcaaatcaaaactcaattcAATTAATTCAACACATAAATaacaattagaaagaaaaaaaactcatTCTAAATCATGGATACTCCAAAGTTAGTGTTGTACTCGTACCCGGTGGTTACTTGTAACGTACTCGTGCGTAAGACATAAGTACCAAATACTTACCGAAATTaatttccaaaataaaaaatttggtaCCTCATTTGGGTACTTTTTAAACACACCTAGAGTCTAATAAATAAGTATATATGTGTCTTCTactataaacaattataaaattaGGTTTTATATTTTTGATGATGTTCATACTTTTCCTATTATAAGGTATAttctttacaattttttttaatatataaataccATGAATCTCACTCCTATAATGTGAATGTCAtctttaaatcttaattttttatatttatttgtgaTATAGTAAAACTTAGCTTTAccttacaacaacaacaaagttgtATCCCACTAAAGTGGTATCCCACTAAGTGAcatcggctacatggatcaacttctgTCATAATGTTCTATCTAAGACCATACTTCTAATGAAATTATTAATCCATTtagcttttttttaataatttctcttatagtttttcgATGTTTTCCTTTATCTCAAGTTCAACTCCTCTCCATCTGAAATACTCTTCTTATCACGGAATATACGTGTTTTCTCTATACAAGACCAATCCACataagtctattttccaccatgTTATCTAAAAAATTAAGTATCCTTAACACATACCCTATAATGTATCTGTATTCATGCAACTTAGAATTTTCAATACCCCATAATGTTCTATCAAAGACCCTGCTTCTATCCAAATTGTAAACCTCTGAGATCTtttttaataacttctcttatcttttttaataacttctcttatcgTTTTCTAGGTTTTCCTCTATCTTTAGGTGTTCGACTCCTCTCTACTTATCACAGAATCTACCTACAGGTTTTCTCTGCCCAAACCACCttatctaaaaattaaatatccTTAAACCATACCCTGTAGCGTATCTGTATTCATGCAACTTAGAATATTCACTATCTATCACTATTATAAATTTGTAATACCTGCACTCCAGCTTTGGCCAATTCTTCAGCAATCATCCTATACTCATGCATGACCCAATTGGTTCGATCACCATGTGGGGCCCGCCCTAAGTGATAAACAAGGGTCTTCTTCATTCCAACAGGGTCCTGCCCGTTCTTGATAAGGCGATCCTTTCCAGTAGTCTTCCAGTACCCTCTGTCAGTAGCACGATTTGTCCTTGAACTATTACCGTACTTCTTGTCCAGCACAGTGAAGAAGTACCATTCCAAATCCTTGTTCTTCAGCTTCGACAAACTGGGAAGATCCCATGGCTCGAACTTGTAGATGTCAACCACAGCAAGATGGTCGAAACGGAAAGGTAAGTGTCCGGTGAGCTTCCGCTTGAGGTAGAAACAAACGATCTCTTCATCGGTAGGGTGGAATCGGAAACCAGGAGCTTGGTAGATAGACATTAGATAGAGAATCGGGGAggaaagaaaaagagagaaaacgaAAGTGATGAGAAAATtggaaattagggtttttcaattGAAATGCGAGACATTTGGGCTTTTCAGGAGTGAGAAGTAAATTTGGTTTTGGTATTGAATGGTACTCTTAAAACCTAAGCAAAGATTTATTTTATCTATTActaacaatatataaaaaaatatataaaagttatATACATGTGAAATTACTTTAATACCATAACTCATTTAATTTATAGTCCTTAATTTATGCCCCTACATGCCATTTCATAATAGTAATCATTACTATTAATTACTAATacatatcattttttttttaagctGAAAAGTTGACTTAGTAGAAATTTGCATAAAGTTGTATATGTTTGCATTTATATCTAACTAGATATATGACCCGTGCGTTGCACGTGTATGTTTATAATTGTTACTTCAAATATTATTTCTCAAGAATTTAATTGGAGAATGATTCAATAAAAATTTGTATTTTCACATATAAAagtgaataaaataataaaatatatatttattttttactaatgatgtttatttttgtctattagaataattaaatttttataataataagtaatatgatttgtttatcttattatcaattataattattattattaataaataagtaaTCCATCTTATCAACAAAACTTATAATGTTGTTTGGTTTATTATAACttcaatataaattaataaaaaaaaaagaaaattttaatagTGAGAGGGCAAGACTTTTCCCACTAAATTAACAAatgaaaggaaaaaataaaacaaattcaaatatttatttcaaatagtTATTTTAATCCTATACAATAAAATATTTCCATATGATAGGTATTTTAATCCAAAATGGTAGCAAATGAAATTGATAAATAATGAAGATAGAATTAAGAGTGGTTATAAAAGTGTGTAAGAATACAAAAAGACATACTATTTTATAACCATTTTCATAGACTctattattaatactattattatgACCTCTCATTTTTTAGCAGTTAATTATTTtaccaattaataaaaaaaatagtaacggATAAACAAATCTAAGTATTGcactaaaataaaatttttatgatACTCTTAATAAAGAGTTAAAGAGATGAAAAACCCAAAAAACCAAAAAGTGATGGTTGATTATGGAATATAAAGAGATTATTATAGATAATAATATTTTCCACCAAAATATACTATTACAATTAGaattacaattaaaattaaagtaataTTAAATGTAGAATAAAAGTTAAAATATAGaactattaatatttttctagagttatatttttttttgtattttaatatgttgtatttattataataataatcttttataataaaatataggactattaatattaaattaaaaatgggAGGCAGTGaagataaaattttaaaatttaaatttaaaaaaagggAGCATTCTTAGTCTGCTGCATCTATAACAAAAAATTCTAATAATTAAAACTCATTACTAATTAATAATAAAGGCGTATAAAATAGTAGTAAAGGAATatgaaatatttttgcaaataaagaaaataatagagaaaaatatattaaaaaattactgtaataaaatataattatattcttAGACAATTAGATTATTAACGactatgattttaattttttgttcaatatttataaagttaattattatcattaaaaaatatctttaattGTAGGTTGGTTAAAAGAATTAAATTTAATGAGAAGATGTGGCCAATATATGAAACTGCCAAGAAGGAACGGAGAAGAGAGATCCTGAAAATTACTGTTGCAGAATTGGTAGAAGTCTTACAAATAGATACTGTAAATGTGAGTCTTATGAGTCTTAGATAGTTGCATTGTCGTTTTGACACTTAGATCTTCAGATCGATTTTGTACTTAATTATTTTtggattaataaaaaaaatttatttctccaaaaaaatattaaatttacgtTTTAATTATATTCTAAAACTTAAAGTCACTTGCTATGTTTGTTTTAAAAGTTAAATTTACGTTTTTAGAAAGATAAATTTTcagttttataaatataaaattaaaaaatagaatatttttacTCTGCCACATAAACAACAAACGATTTCAATAATTTAaatttactataaaataaataaaatgtgctATTGAGAGAAGTaaactaatatttaaaaaaatttacaaaaaaattaataataggaATAAAAACAGAAGTTAgtgtaataaaatataattatatttgtaCACAATcatataacaattttttttttttttaattttttatttagtgttaATTAAATGTTGTATTCAAATTGAAAGAGAATCACACCAAGTTTGCAAAAAATCCTTCTAAAACCAAATTTTGAAATCTTTCCAAAGTTGAATCGAAATAAAATTATCGTTTATTAATTTAGTTAAATAGTTCAAAAAATTGTAAATAAGTTTCATatcaaatacaaatattttttacatatttaaaGTGATATTATAATAATTCTTTCAATATACTCATAAATGAATATTAAACATTAcattttattgtatttatttaaGAGCAATGCTATACAGTGCGAAACTATATATCACGAATAGAAACCAACCAATTAAAACTTGTTGTTTGACACAATACATAAGTGAAATATAGGATGACATAATAATGACATAACATAATAAGGAAATGACTAtcaaaccatacaatcaaaaTATGCCAGATCAGCTCGTGATGCATTCGCGAGAGTTTCACTCGAGATAAATAGCATTTTGACACATTTTGACACATTTTGACCAAAGTGATAACActttatacataaataaatattatcataaACAATTATCATTATCTATTAAACACAACTCAATAAAAAAATTGCGTTTAAAATTACACACAAATAACTCATTAACAGCTTcactaaataaataatattttaaaattgatcgTTGATGCTACCTCCCACTTAAATATTCCTCTTTATTTGGCCATTCCATCtgcattataatttttttcctatATCTCATATAAATTTAACCATTCCATATGTATTTATTCAAAAAGGTGTATAAACCATCATTCTATTCAAAATATCTATAAACCATCATTCTACTCAAAATATCTATAAACAATGCATATTATACAcattacaaaatatataaaaataccaTTAAAATAGTCTCACCATTGTAGTGGAAGAAAATATACCATACTATAAAATTACAAAACTTCGAAAAATAAATGTATATAAACCACCATTCCACCTGTATTAATTCATTCAAAATGTCTATAAACAATGCATATGATACTCGTTgtacaatatataaaaatatcattaaaataatCTCACCATTTTAGTGGAAGAAAACATATCGTTctataaaattacaaaattttgaaaaatatttcttaTTCTACAATATGTAAAACTCTTATCCTATTTTCAAATTCATAGTAGTTGGTATCTCTTACTTAAAACCcacaataaaatcacaaaaatttgaGAAGTAATTTTTGTTTGAGATTTCCTTCTTACCGAATGATTGTTTATAGGGTGTATATATATAACTAATTTAGACAAccgtttttaatttttatttatgattaaattGAAAGGTTGAGAATTAAATTTACCAATATACGTTAAAGATGATTTAtgctaatatattaaatatataattgattgtatatttttaattaatcatttaattgaGAATTTAACTCATTATTTAATTAAGAGATATGGATGATCCACCTTTtccgttttcttcttcttttgattgcatattaattatatattgattgtatatttttaattcactaattaattataaatttaattcatTGGTTTAGTTCTTTTGTTAATTTATTGA
Encoded proteins:
- the LOC131662560 gene encoding NAC domain-containing protein 78-like, which translates into the protein MSIYQAPGFRFHPTDEEIVCFYLKRKLTGHLPFRFDHLAVVDIYKFEPWDLPSLSKLKNKDLEWYFFTVLDKKYGNSSRTNRATDRGYWKTTGKDRLIKNGQDPVGMKKTLVYHLGRAPHGDRTNWVMHEYRMIAEELAKAGVQDAYVLCRIFEKSGPGPKNGEKYGAPFVEAEWENIIDGRQVDSLPPVDNELLKLQVFDEQVYPLTAVDSERSKDKVPAPTDDDYFETNDLDQELDTSITFGSADLPSNFCYGECSSHSQPFVNDHKQVEAALGIYDSQIGLPNNMADLYGVDINSVQDGYNGETNNNETPLNFNFESEDPDLYFDASGYLMSLNEEYVDANDVKNLDGVIPSEVDPSVAAILDEYLTCPDEDISKYICFDSPLNVESESPIANHGLSFIEQQNMEGETNGSILANKHVFDEQSSNENVLPKEDLKVSNWISGDANAFVKQANNLLARIPAPPAFASEFPTKEFAIGSSNSAHITAGMSMISITDITFGDNAMDWMVGKNGGFHTIMSSGFPQTDVNSATLVPTSGLVCSKTAFMLSHGWVFLMGFSVVILSLSFKIGSFMYTVK